The following proteins are encoded in a genomic region of Bernardetia sp. MNP-M8:
- a CDS encoding META domain-containing protein produces the protein MFIKSIFLSVILIFSTSILFSSCKSNKKTSNLTDNQKLARVWMMTDMNLNDGNNFSKEDFIKAKAKVDLTKLKEITTDLDGKRIAQGNAFMGCNSIFFTVSTSAQNENKNNITFSQAGMTKMACQENMELEASFGKNISNMTTYQLEGQFLTLSSEDGKRMKFVAQDWD, from the coding sequence ATGTTTATCAAATCAATTTTTTTATCTGTTATCCTAATTTTTTCAACTTCTATTTTATTTTCAAGCTGTAAAAGCAATAAGAAAACATCAAATCTTACTGACAACCAAAAATTAGCTAGAGTTTGGATGATGACAGATATGAATCTAAATGATGGAAATAATTTTTCAAAAGAAGACTTTATAAAAGCTAAAGCTAAAGTAGACCTTACAAAACTAAAAGAAATCACGACTGACTTGGATGGTAAAAGAATTGCCCAAGGAAATGCCTTTATGGGTTGTAATAGTATTTTTTTCACAGTCTCTACAAGTGCACAAAATGAAAATAAGAACAATATAACTTTTTCACAAGCAGGAATGACCAAAATGGCATGTCAGGAAAATATGGAGTTAGAAGCCAGCTTTGGAAAAAATATTTCTAACATGACAACTTACCAATTAGAAGGTCAATTTTTAACTCTTTCTTCGGAAGACGGAAAAAGAATGAAATTTGTGGCTCAAGATTGGGATTAA
- a CDS encoding YjjG family noncanonical pyrimidine nucleotidase has protein sequence MNHITSTRHIERSISAGNIMLNIFFDLDHTLWDFEQNSKQTLFSLYQKYELSDKIINNEKISFDDFLKAFQTTTKFLWKQHHEGLVDKVKIRQRRFTHIFEELHKMKKKEELFDRNLYTNLLEELENEYQYNCPRQTNLLPFVLEMLTYLQSKGYQLHILTNGFEESQKLKLEHSGILHFFKNIVTSDCTGFTKPNPIIFNHALAISNATPQNSIMIGDSFDADILGARSLGMKTIFYNPLKKTPQHSVASYDIACWREIEGIL, from the coding sequence ATGAACCACATCACCTCTACTCGCCATATTGAGCGTAGTATTTCTGCTGGGAATATTATGTTGAATATCTTCTTTGATCTCGACCATACATTATGGGATTTTGAGCAAAATTCTAAACAAACTTTATTTAGTTTGTATCAAAAGTATGAATTATCTGATAAAATTATTAATAATGAAAAAATAAGTTTTGACGATTTTTTGAAAGCCTTCCAAACTACGACTAAATTTCTTTGGAAACAACATCATGAAGGCTTGGTAGACAAAGTAAAGATAAGACAACGTCGTTTTACACATATCTTTGAAGAGCTACATAAAATGAAAAAGAAAGAAGAACTATTTGATAGGAATCTATACACTAATCTTTTGGAAGAATTAGAAAACGAATATCAATATAATTGCCCTCGTCAGACCAATCTTTTACCTTTTGTTTTAGAAATGCTTACTTATTTGCAATCTAAAGGTTATCAACTTCATATCCTTACCAATGGTTTTGAGGAAAGCCAAAAACTAAAATTAGAACATTCAGGTATTTTGCATTTTTTTAAGAATATTGTTACATCAGATTGTACAGGATTTACCAAACCTAATCCTATTATTTTCAATCATGCACTCGCTATCTCTAACGCTACACCTCAAAACTCTATTATGATTGGAGATAGTTTTGACGCTGATATTTTGGGCGCACGCTCTTTAGGAATGAAAACTATTTTTTATAATCCATTAAAAAAAACACCTCAACATTCTGTCGCTAGTTATGATATTGCTTGTTGGAGAGAAATTGAAGGTATTTTGTAA
- a CDS encoding DUF885 domain-containing protein, protein MASRGDVVHTKFAWRRLWIHVSHKTISYLEQLKIGKVILRLFVFSFIIFSIWVCNLIWFKPFSVELFYERMFIEYGQDDPELMSRLHLLDNYGITYYNSLLTDISDEERDRRYEESIVRNFEMLRTYKRSQQNEEELLSTEILDWYLELEIYRNAFRQYEYPVNHITGIQVELPRFMMEVHQIETLGDAEDYLERLSKFDDKFDQLIQLLQSRKESNVIPPRFILERVIEETKDFIARNVEYNVLYRDFSRKVEYSDRILPLAKHELQVEAKEIIEDDVFPAYQKLLNYLEEEIELSNNDAGVWKLGYDSATAIMYYNTMLMVHAHISQEESAEEYHFRGLGEISDLKEELTGIFDSLNFPQKDSISKNLAKINNRLPTDFNIGNNDKNYLATYQHYSDSAFEAFDNFFLHQPKDPLKLVRVPLPLENSAPLLEFHGGHDKTRPALYINLKNAETIPQNKIPVWVYEKAGGRYIQSWYEQQLTDIPTFRKVLQFDVYYEGWEGYFADLLTEQNRNSINYYDDLYVKIGKIQNELFITSLLVVDTGIHLKQWTREEAIDFLVANTGLPREDMRDEVDKIVVRPAQATIYKIGKIYFNNLREYTEDALEENFNLKEFHEILLKNGHIPLPVLKKQVEHFVTEKKKLIREAEMKQEEAKEEEKGKS, encoded by the coding sequence ATGGCGAGTAGAGGTGATGTGGTTCATACTAAATTTGCGTGGCGAAGGTTATGGATTCATGTAAGTCATAAAACAATTTCTTACCTAGAACAACTAAAAATAGGAAAAGTTATTTTACGTCTGTTTGTTTTTTCATTTATTATTTTTAGTATTTGGGTCTGTAACCTAATTTGGTTTAAACCTTTTAGTGTTGAGCTATTTTATGAGCGCATGTTTATAGAATATGGACAAGATGACCCAGAGCTTATGAGTCGTCTGCATCTTTTAGACAATTATGGAATAACTTATTACAATAGCCTCTTGACAGATATTTCTGATGAGGAACGTGATAGGCGTTATGAAGAAAGTATTGTTCGCAATTTTGAAATGCTCAGAACTTACAAACGTTCCCAACAAAACGAAGAAGAACTATTATCCACTGAAATATTAGACTGGTATTTAGAATTAGAAATTTATAGAAATGCTTTCCGTCAGTACGAATATCCTGTAAATCATATTACAGGCATTCAAGTGGAGCTACCTCGTTTTATGATGGAGGTACATCAAATTGAAACGCTTGGAGATGCAGAAGACTATTTAGAACGTTTATCAAAATTTGATGATAAATTTGACCAACTTATTCAGCTTTTACAATCAAGAAAAGAATCAAATGTAATTCCTCCTCGCTTTATATTAGAGCGTGTAATCGAAGAAACAAAAGATTTTATTGCTAGAAATGTAGAATATAATGTATTGTATAGAGATTTTTCTCGTAAAGTAGAGTATTCAGACCGAATTTTGCCCCTTGCAAAACATGAACTACAAGTAGAAGCAAAAGAAATAATAGAAGATGATGTTTTTCCTGCTTATCAAAAACTATTAAATTATTTAGAAGAAGAAATTGAATTATCAAATAATGATGCTGGAGTTTGGAAATTGGGCTATGATAGCGCAACAGCAATCATGTATTATAATACAATGCTGATGGTTCATGCTCATATTTCACAAGAAGAGTCGGCAGAAGAATACCATTTTAGAGGATTAGGAGAAATTAGTGATTTAAAAGAAGAACTAACAGGTATTTTTGATTCCTTAAATTTCCCACAAAAAGATTCTATTTCAAAAAATTTAGCTAAAATAAATAATCGTTTGCCTACTGATTTCAATATTGGTAATAATGATAAAAATTATTTAGCCACTTATCAGCACTACTCAGATTCTGCTTTTGAGGCTTTTGATAATTTCTTCTTGCATCAACCCAAAGACCCACTTAAATTAGTACGTGTGCCTTTACCTTTAGAAAATAGTGCGCCTTTATTGGAGTTTCATGGAGGACACGATAAAACACGCCCAGCCTTATATATTAATCTAAAAAATGCTGAAACTATTCCTCAAAATAAGATTCCAGTTTGGGTATATGAAAAAGCAGGAGGACGTTATATACAATCTTGGTACGAACAACAACTTACAGACATACCTACTTTTAGAAAAGTTTTGCAGTTTGATGTCTATTATGAAGGATGGGAGGGATATTTTGCTGATTTACTGACCGAACAGAATAGGAATTCTATTAATTACTACGATGACTTATATGTCAAGATTGGAAAAATTCAGAATGAACTTTTTATTACTTCGCTTTTGGTAGTGGATACGGGAATCCATCTAAAGCAATGGACTAGAGAAGAAGCGATTGATTTTTTGGTAGCAAATACAGGACTTCCTAGAGAAGACATGAGAGATGAAGTTGATAAAATAGTAGTTCGCCCTGCACAAGCTACCATTTATAAAATAGGGAAAATATACTTCAATAACTTAAGAGAGTATACAGAAGATGCCTTAGAAGAAAATTTTAACCTTAAAGAGTTTCATGAAATTTTATTAAAAAATGGACATATTCCTCTTCCTGTTTTGAAAAAGCAGGTAGAACATTTTGTTACTGAAAAAAAGAAACTCATCAGAGAAGCAGAAATGAAACAAGAAGAAGCTAAAGAAGAGGAAAAGGGAAAGTCTTAA